One window of the Salvelinus alpinus chromosome 13, SLU_Salpinus.1, whole genome shotgun sequence genome contains the following:
- the LOC139537975 gene encoding dynein light chain 2, cytoplasmic-like: MTDRKAVIKNADMSEDMQQDAVDCATQATEKYNIEKDMAAYIKKEFDKKYNPTWHCIVGRNFGSYVTHETKHFIYFYLGQVAILLFKSG; encoded by the exons ATGACCGACAGGAAGGCTGTCATAAAGAATGCTGACATGTCAGAGGACATGCAGCAGGATGCTGTGGACTGTGCCACTCAGGCCACGGAGAAATATAACATTGAGAAGGACATGGCTGCTTACATCAAGAAG GAGTTTGACAAGAAGTACAACCCCACGTGGCATTGCATTGTGGGTAGAAACTTTGGCAGCTACGTGACGCATGAAACCAAACACTTCATCTACTTCTACCTGGGCCAGGTGGCCATCCTGCTCTTCAAGTCTGGTTGA